A single region of the Pseudomonas solani genome encodes:
- a CDS encoding acyl-CoA thioesterase, producing MIEIEEEENLTPQGDLALQITALPRETNGFGDIYGGWLVSQMDLAGTAMANKVAGGRVATVAIDRMAFLVPVAVGAQLSFYTQALEIGRSSIQMLVEVWSDDPLSSEWRKVTEAVFVFVAIDGSGRTRPVPPRRG from the coding sequence ATGATCGAGATCGAAGAAGAAGAAAACCTGACTCCCCAAGGCGACCTGGCCTTGCAGATCACCGCACTTCCCCGCGAAACCAACGGCTTCGGCGACATCTACGGCGGCTGGCTGGTCTCGCAGATGGACCTCGCCGGCACCGCCATGGCCAACAAGGTCGCCGGGGGCCGCGTTGCTACCGTCGCCATCGACCGCATGGCGTTCCTCGTCCCGGTCGCCGTGGGCGCCCAGCTCTCCTTCTATACCCAGGCACTGGAAATCGGCCGCAGCTCGATCCAGATGCTGGTCGAGGTATGGAGCGACGACCCGCTCTCCAGCGAATGGCGCAAGGTCACCGAGGCGGTCTTCGTCTTCGTCGCCATCGACGGCAGCGGTCGCACCCGCCCGGTTCCGCCGCGCCGCGGCTGA